One window of Theropithecus gelada isolate Dixy chromosome 4, Tgel_1.0, whole genome shotgun sequence genomic DNA carries:
- the TPMT gene encoding thiopurine S-methyltransferase isoform X1: protein MDGSRTSLDIEEYSDTEVQKNQVLTLEEWQDKWVNGKTAFHLEQGHQLLKKHLDTFLKGESGLRVFFPLCGKAVEMKWFANRGHSVIGVEISELGIREFFTEQNLSYTEEPITEIPGAKVFKSSSGNISLYCCSIFDFPRTNIGKFDMIWDRGALVAVNPGDRKRYADTMLSLLGKKFQYLLCVLSYDPTKHPGPPFYVPHAEIERLFGKICNIHCLEKVDAFEERHKSWGIDYLFEKLYLLTEK, encoded by the exons ATGGATGGTTCAAGAACTTCACTTGACATCGAAGAGTACTCCGATACTGAGGTACAGAAAAACCAAGTACTAACTCTGGAAGAATGGCAAGACAAGTGGGTGAACGGCAAAACTGCTTTTCATCTGGAACAAGGACATCA gcTGTTAAAGAAGCATTTAGATACTTTTCTCAAAGGCGAGAGTGGACTGAGGGTATTTTTCCCTCTTTGTGGAAAAGCGGTTGAGATGAAATG GTTTGCAAACCGGGGACACAGTGTAATTGGTGTGGAAATCAGTGAACTTGGGATACGAGAATTTTTTACAGAGCAGAATCTTTCTTACACAGAAGAACCAATCACCGAAATTCCTGGAGCCAAAGTATTTAAG AGTTCTTCGGGGAACATTTCATTGTACTGTTGCAGCATTTTTGATTTTCCCAG GACAAATATTGGCAAATTTGACATGATTTGGGATAGAGGAGCATTAGTTGCCGTTAATCCAGGTGATCGCAAACg CTATGCAGATACAATGTTATCCCTCCTGGGAAAGAAGTTTCAATATCTCCTGTGTGTTTTGTCTTATGATCCAACTAAACATCCAG GTCCACCATTTTATGTTCCACACGCTGAAATTGAAAGGTTGTTTG GTAAAATATGCAATATACATTGTCTAGAGAAGGTTGACGCTTTTGAAGAACGACATAAAAGTTGGGGAATTGACTATCTTTTTGAAAAGTTGTATCTACTTACAGAAAAGTAA
- the TPMT gene encoding thiopurine S-methyltransferase isoform X2, translated as MDGSRTSLDIEEYSDTEVQKNQVLTLEEWQDKWVNGKTAFHLEQGHQLLKKHLDTFLKGESGLRVFFPLCGKAVEMKWFANRGHSVIGVEISELGIREFFTEQNLSYTEEPITEIPGAKVFKSSSGNISLYCCSIFDFPRTNIGKFDMIWDRGALVAVNPGDRKRYADTMLSLLGKKFQYLLCVLSYDPTKHPGKICNIHCLEKVDAFEERHKSWGIDYLFEKLYLLTEK; from the exons ATGGATGGTTCAAGAACTTCACTTGACATCGAAGAGTACTCCGATACTGAGGTACAGAAAAACCAAGTACTAACTCTGGAAGAATGGCAAGACAAGTGGGTGAACGGCAAAACTGCTTTTCATCTGGAACAAGGACATCA gcTGTTAAAGAAGCATTTAGATACTTTTCTCAAAGGCGAGAGTGGACTGAGGGTATTTTTCCCTCTTTGTGGAAAAGCGGTTGAGATGAAATG GTTTGCAAACCGGGGACACAGTGTAATTGGTGTGGAAATCAGTGAACTTGGGATACGAGAATTTTTTACAGAGCAGAATCTTTCTTACACAGAAGAACCAATCACCGAAATTCCTGGAGCCAAAGTATTTAAG AGTTCTTCGGGGAACATTTCATTGTACTGTTGCAGCATTTTTGATTTTCCCAG GACAAATATTGGCAAATTTGACATGATTTGGGATAGAGGAGCATTAGTTGCCGTTAATCCAGGTGATCGCAAACg CTATGCAGATACAATGTTATCCCTCCTGGGAAAGAAGTTTCAATATCTCCTGTGTGTTTTGTCTTATGATCCAACTAAACATCCAG GTAAAATATGCAATATACATTGTCTAGAGAAGGTTGACGCTTTTGAAGAACGACATAAAAGTTGGGGAATTGACTATCTTTTTGAAAAGTTGTATCTACTTACAGAAAAGTAA